Proteins from a genomic interval of Musa acuminata AAA Group cultivar baxijiao chromosome BXJ1-9, Cavendish_Baxijiao_AAA, whole genome shotgun sequence:
- the LOC135582738 gene encoding protein PAT1 homolog 2-like isoform X2, which translates to MSRIDTERNPYPNDGVRELGDGSADNALFDASRYAFFGKDVMEEVELGGLEDKDGDTDGFVDLNDEKHTFSSIGDKEFEGFASLSEIDDLESTFRKLNRVVSEPRSVGIIGDRGSFSRESSSAAEWTQEADFPSWIDQEIFDAEDAEEGKRWWSQPDATWSQLNELNPLYRTSSYPEQQQQQHSSELIHGPKSSFTSYPPPGGQCHPSLNLTRHLSLPSVTAALQIPIPFPYSSSQHQLEGLPHGLHYGANAQFTPHGISSTSIPVNYWLNQTSLFSREHSSMLPNLLQKQLLLPNGSLPSHLLSQQQQQRLQLVQQSLTHFSHLQPNNLNLHNQPLRKINKFEAATGMSSSRDHRSKTSHRGRHNMRLSQRASETGILKSNSGFQLRSKYMSAEEIESILRMQHAATHITDPYIDDYYHQACLAKKSASSRLNHNFCPTVIKDPPSRSRANNESHANCQVDALGRVQLSSIPRLHPLLEVNMPSASGDDHSMKPLEQEPMLAARITIEDCNSLLLDIDDIDRVLQVNQPQDRGLHLKRRRQVLVEVIAALLQLVDPLGPGTADHSVGFAPNDDLVFLRIISLPKGRKLVHRYLHLLIPGNHVTRVICMAVFRHLRFLFGGLPSDSIAAETTINLAKSVSLCVCNMELSALSACLAAVVCSSEQPPLRPVGSSVGDGASIIVKSVLDRATDLLTDPYAASNYSVSSRTLWQASFDAFFGLLTKYCLSKYDSTMQTLLMQAPSTAITGSEATRAISREMPIELLHASLPHTNENQRKVLLDFTQRSMPVVHFSTHGDLSRAESSESVPG; encoded by the exons ATGAGCAGAATCGACACGGAGAGAAACCCCTACCCTAACGATGGTGTTAGGGAATTGGGAGATGGTAGCGCAG ATAATGCTCTGTTTGATGCCTCACGATATGCATTCTTTGGTAAGGATGTCATGGAGGAAGTTGAGTTAGGGGGTCTGGAAGATAAGGATGGTGATACTGATGGTTTTGTTGATCTTAATGATGAGAAACACACGTTTTCTTCTATTGGTGATAAAGAG TTTGAAGGTTTTGCATCCTTATCTGAGATTGATGACCTTGAGAGCACCTTTAGGAAG CTGAACAGAGTTGTCAGTGAACCAAGGAGCGTGGGTATTATTGGTGATAGAGGATCTTTTTCTAGAGAAA GTTCTTCTGCTGCAGAATGGACACAGGAGGCTGACTTTCCAAGCTGGATTGATCAAGAAATATTTGATGCTGAAGATGCCGAGGAAGGCAAAAGGTGGTGGTCACAACCAGATGCCACTTGGTCTCAGCTCAATGAACTAAATCCATTATACAGAACATCCTCATATCCTGAACAACAGCAGCAACAACACTCCAGTGAACTGATCCATGGGCCCAAGTCATCTTTTACCTCCTACCCTCCACCTGGTGGACAATGCCATCCTTCATTAAATCTCACACGTCATTTGAGTTTGCCATCTGTCACTGCTGCATTGCAAATACCTATTCCTTTTCCATACTCTAGTTCTCAGCATCAGTTGGAAGGATTACCACATGGGCTTCACTACGGTGCAAATGCACAGTTTACACCTCATGGTATTTCATCAACCAGCATTCCAGTGAACTATTGGCTGAATCAGACAAGCCTGTTTTCAcgggaacattccagcatgttgccTAACTTGTTGCAGAAACAGCTACTACTACCAAATGGTTCACTTCCTTCACACCTATTGTCacagcagcaacagcagagaTTACAGCTGGTCCAGCAGTCTCTCACCCATTTCTCACACTTGCAGCCTAATAATTTGAACCTTCATAACCAGCCCCTACGAAAAATAAACAAGTTTGAGGCAGCTACTGGTATGTCTAGTTCAAGAGACCATCGATCTAAAACATCTCATAGGGGAAGACATAATATGCGGCTATCTCAACGGGCTTCTGAAACTGGCATCCTGAAGAGCAACAGTGGCTTTCAACTTAGATCAAAGTACATGTCAGCTGAAGAGATAGAAAGCATTTTGCGGATGCAGCATGCGGCAACTCATATCACTGATCCTTACATAGATGACTACTATCATCAAGCTTGTCTTGCAAAAAAGTCAGCTAGTTCAAGACTGAATCATAACTTTTGTCCGACAGTGATAAAGGATCCTCCATCACGATCACGTGCTAATAATGAATCACATGCAAATTGTCAGGTTGATGCACTTGGGAGGGTTCAATTATCTTCAATACCTAGGCTTCATCCTCTCCTCGAGGTTAATATGCCATCCGCATCAGGTGATGATCATTCTATGAAGCCTCTTGAACAAGAGCCTATGTTGGCTGCTAGAATCACAATCGAAGATTGTAATAGTCTTCTTCTAGATATAGATGATATTGATCGGGTGTTACAGGTTAACCAACCACAAGACCGTGGGTTGCATCTGAAGCGGAGAAGACAAGTTCTTGTTGAAGTGATTGCTGCATTACTGCAGCTTGTCGATCCCCTTGGCCCTGGTACAGCTGATCATTCAGTAGGTTTTGCCCCAAATGATGACCTTGTTTTCCTACGCATTATTTCTCTTCCCAAGGGCCGTAAGCTCGTACATCGCTATCTTCACCTTCTGATCCCTGGAAATCATGTTACTCGAGTAATCTGCATGGCTGTTTTCCGCCACCTTAGGTTTTTATTCGGCGGACTACCTTCAGATTCCATTGCAGCAGAAACAACCATCAATCTGGCCAAGTCTGTGTCTTTATGCGTATGCAATATGGAATTAAGCGCACTCAGTGCTTGCCTGGCTGCAGTGGTATGTTCATCTGAGCAACCACCCCTTCGCCCTGTTGGAAGTTCAGTTGGCGATGGAGCCAGCATAATTGTGAAGTCTGTGCTTGATCGAGCAACAGATCTTCTAACAGACCCTTATGCTGCAAGCAACTACAGTGTGTCCAGCCGAACTCTATGGCAGGCATCATTTGATGCTTTCTTTGGGCTTCTTACTAAGTACTGTCTGAGTAAATATGACAGTACAATGCAGACGTTGCTAATGCAAGCACCAAGTACTGCAATTACTGGATCCGAGGCCACAAGAGCTATAAGCAGGGAGATGCCCATTGAATTGTTACATGCGAGTCTTCCTCACACAAATGAGAACCAGCGTAAGGTGTTACTTGATTTTACTCAGAGATCCATGCCTGTTGTTCATTTTAGTACTCATGGAGATCTTAGCAGGGCCGAAAGTTCCGAATCAGTTCCTGGTTGA
- the LOC108953797 gene encoding photosystem I reaction center subunit III, chloroplastic-like isoform X2, producing MDGAVFFFLLDQIAAHSANESYYGTYISRTPSNIILNGLTTTTRFQGNLSYSPNCTPSPNPFPPTHPITPHLIPSPYPSLISPLSPPRRRRSSGVEAEQGEQFSDQKEEEEEEEKVGEENTTMASLCSTPTLSKPLAPKPKAATFRPRFSISCSASLPQQQQPQQGDDSVSSSLKTFSAALALSSLLLSSAAAPPPAVADISGLTPCKESKAFAKREKQSIKKLEASLKKYAPDSAPALAIKASIEKTKRRFENYGKFGLLCGSDGLPHLIVNGDQRHWGEFITPGLLFLYIAGWIGWVGRSYLIAIRDDKKPTMKEIIIDVPLATRLLWRGFIWPVAAYRELVNGELIAKDV from the exons ATGGATGGAgcggtcttcttcttcctcctcgatcAG ATTGCAGCACATTCAGCAAATGAATCGTATTATGGGACATATATTTCGAGAACACCAAGCAACATCATCTTAAATGGTCTCACCACAACCACAAGGTTTCAAGGAAATCTGAGCTACTCTCCAAACTGCACTCCCTCCCCCAATCCATTTCCGCCAACTCACCCTATTACTCCCCACCTTATCCCCTCCCCATATCCTTCTCTTatctctcctctctctcctcctcgaCGCAGGAGAAGTAGTGGTGTTGAAGCGGAGCAAGGAGAGCAGTTCAGTGAtcaaaaggaagaggaggaggaggaggagaaagtagGAGAAGAGAACACAACAATGGCTTCATTGTGCTCCACCCCCACCCTCTCCAAACCCCTCGCCCCAAAGCCCAAAGCTGCCACCTTTAGGCCTCGCTTCTCCATCTCCTGCTCTGCTTCTTTACCCCAACAACAACAGCCACAACAAGGAGATGACTCCGTTTCTTCTTCTCTCAAGACCTTCTCCGCCGCCTTGGcgctctcctccctcctcctctcctccgccgccgcccctcCCCCCGCTGTCGCTGACATCTCCGGCCTCACCCCGTGCAAGGAGTCCAAGGCCTTCGCGAAGCGGGAGAAGCAATCCATCAAGAAGCTGGAAGCCTCGCTGAAAAAGTACGCGCCCGACTCCGCGCCGGCTCTCGCCATCAAGGCCTCCATCGAGAAGACCAAGCGCCGGTTCGAGAACTATGGCAAGTTCGGCCTCCTGTGCGGCTCCGACGGGCTGCCCCATCTCATCGTCAACGGCGACCAGCGGCACTGGGGCGAGTTCATCACCCCCGGCCTGCTCTTCCTCTACATCGCTGGTTGGATCGGGTGGGTCGGGCGGAGCTACCTGATCGCCATCCGGGACGACAAGAAACCCACCATGAAGGAGATCATCATCGACGTGCCGCTCGCCACCAGGCTGCTCTGGAGGGGCTTCATCTGGCCAGTGGCCGCGTACAGGGAGCTGGTCAACGGGGAGCTCATCGCCAAAGACGTGTGA
- the LOC108953797 gene encoding photosystem I reaction center subunit III, chloroplastic-like isoform X1 translates to MDGAVFFFLLDQIGVDLSSPILSRCVVHLFSWIRPAMALKFSIAAHSANESYYGTYISRTPSNIILNGLTTTTRFQGNLSYSPNCTPSPNPFPPTHPITPHLIPSPYPSLISPLSPPRRRRSSGVEAEQGEQFSDQKEEEEEEEKVGEENTTMASLCSTPTLSKPLAPKPKAATFRPRFSISCSASLPQQQQPQQGDDSVSSSLKTFSAALALSSLLLSSAAAPPPAVADISGLTPCKESKAFAKREKQSIKKLEASLKKYAPDSAPALAIKASIEKTKRRFENYGKFGLLCGSDGLPHLIVNGDQRHWGEFITPGLLFLYIAGWIGWVGRSYLIAIRDDKKPTMKEIIIDVPLATRLLWRGFIWPVAAYRELVNGELIAKDV, encoded by the exons ATGGATGGAgcggtcttcttcttcctcctcgatcAG ATCGGAGTCGATCTTTCCTCTCCCATTCTGTCGAGATGTGTGGTTCATTTGTTTTCTTGGATTAGACCAGCGATGGCGCTTAAGTTCTCT ATTGCAGCACATTCAGCAAATGAATCGTATTATGGGACATATATTTCGAGAACACCAAGCAACATCATCTTAAATGGTCTCACCACAACCACAAGGTTTCAAGGAAATCTGAGCTACTCTCCAAACTGCACTCCCTCCCCCAATCCATTTCCGCCAACTCACCCTATTACTCCCCACCTTATCCCCTCCCCATATCCTTCTCTTatctctcctctctctcctcctcgaCGCAGGAGAAGTAGTGGTGTTGAAGCGGAGCAAGGAGAGCAGTTCAGTGAtcaaaaggaagaggaggaggaggaggagaaagtagGAGAAGAGAACACAACAATGGCTTCATTGTGCTCCACCCCCACCCTCTCCAAACCCCTCGCCCCAAAGCCCAAAGCTGCCACCTTTAGGCCTCGCTTCTCCATCTCCTGCTCTGCTTCTTTACCCCAACAACAACAGCCACAACAAGGAGATGACTCCGTTTCTTCTTCTCTCAAGACCTTCTCCGCCGCCTTGGcgctctcctccctcctcctctcctccgccgccgcccctcCCCCCGCTGTCGCTGACATCTCCGGCCTCACCCCGTGCAAGGAGTCCAAGGCCTTCGCGAAGCGGGAGAAGCAATCCATCAAGAAGCTGGAAGCCTCGCTGAAAAAGTACGCGCCCGACTCCGCGCCGGCTCTCGCCATCAAGGCCTCCATCGAGAAGACCAAGCGCCGGTTCGAGAACTATGGCAAGTTCGGCCTCCTGTGCGGCTCCGACGGGCTGCCCCATCTCATCGTCAACGGCGACCAGCGGCACTGGGGCGAGTTCATCACCCCCGGCCTGCTCTTCCTCTACATCGCTGGTTGGATCGGGTGGGTCGGGCGGAGCTACCTGATCGCCATCCGGGACGACAAGAAACCCACCATGAAGGAGATCATCATCGACGTGCCGCTCGCCACCAGGCTGCTCTGGAGGGGCTTCATCTGGCCAGTGGCCGCGTACAGGGAGCTGGTCAACGGGGAGCTCATCGCCAAAGACGTGTGA
- the LOC135582738 gene encoding protein PAT1 homolog 1-like isoform X1, with translation MIHESFVVLKFLCRFIFTCICIFLVMHFISCCLSSVYTRGLSTILPICKIDPDNALFDASRYAFFGKDVMEEVELGGLEDKDGDTDGFVDLNDEKHTFSSIGDKEFEGFASLSEIDDLESTFRKLNRVVSEPRSVGIIGDRGSFSRESSSAAEWTQEADFPSWIDQEIFDAEDAEEGKRWWSQPDATWSQLNELNPLYRTSSYPEQQQQQHSSELIHGPKSSFTSYPPPGGQCHPSLNLTRHLSLPSVTAALQIPIPFPYSSSQHQLEGLPHGLHYGANAQFTPHGISSTSIPVNYWLNQTSLFSREHSSMLPNLLQKQLLLPNGSLPSHLLSQQQQQRLQLVQQSLTHFSHLQPNNLNLHNQPLRKINKFEAATGMSSSRDHRSKTSHRGRHNMRLSQRASETGILKSNSGFQLRSKYMSAEEIESILRMQHAATHITDPYIDDYYHQACLAKKSASSRLNHNFCPTVIKDPPSRSRANNESHANCQVDALGRVQLSSIPRLHPLLEVNMPSASGDDHSMKPLEQEPMLAARITIEDCNSLLLDIDDIDRVLQVNQPQDRGLHLKRRRQVLVEVIAALLQLVDPLGPGTADHSVGFAPNDDLVFLRIISLPKGRKLVHRYLHLLIPGNHVTRVICMAVFRHLRFLFGGLPSDSIAAETTINLAKSVSLCVCNMELSALSACLAAVVCSSEQPPLRPVGSSVGDGASIIVKSVLDRATDLLTDPYAASNYSVSSRTLWQASFDAFFGLLTKYCLSKYDSTMQTLLMQAPSTAITGSEATRAISREMPIELLHASLPHTNENQRKVLLDFTQRSMPVVHFSTHGDLSRAESSESVPG, from the exons ATGATACATGAATCTTTCGTTGTGCTTAAGTTCCTGTGTCGATTTATTTTTACATGCATATGTATATTCTTGGTCATGCACTTTATCAGTTGTTGCCTGAGTTCAGTTTACACCAGAGGTTTGTCAACGATTCTTCCCATTTGCAAAATTGACCCTG ATAATGCTCTGTTTGATGCCTCACGATATGCATTCTTTGGTAAGGATGTCATGGAGGAAGTTGAGTTAGGGGGTCTGGAAGATAAGGATGGTGATACTGATGGTTTTGTTGATCTTAATGATGAGAAACACACGTTTTCTTCTATTGGTGATAAAGAG TTTGAAGGTTTTGCATCCTTATCTGAGATTGATGACCTTGAGAGCACCTTTAGGAAG CTGAACAGAGTTGTCAGTGAACCAAGGAGCGTGGGTATTATTGGTGATAGAGGATCTTTTTCTAGAGAAA GTTCTTCTGCTGCAGAATGGACACAGGAGGCTGACTTTCCAAGCTGGATTGATCAAGAAATATTTGATGCTGAAGATGCCGAGGAAGGCAAAAGGTGGTGGTCACAACCAGATGCCACTTGGTCTCAGCTCAATGAACTAAATCCATTATACAGAACATCCTCATATCCTGAACAACAGCAGCAACAACACTCCAGTGAACTGATCCATGGGCCCAAGTCATCTTTTACCTCCTACCCTCCACCTGGTGGACAATGCCATCCTTCATTAAATCTCACACGTCATTTGAGTTTGCCATCTGTCACTGCTGCATTGCAAATACCTATTCCTTTTCCATACTCTAGTTCTCAGCATCAGTTGGAAGGATTACCACATGGGCTTCACTACGGTGCAAATGCACAGTTTACACCTCATGGTATTTCATCAACCAGCATTCCAGTGAACTATTGGCTGAATCAGACAAGCCTGTTTTCAcgggaacattccagcatgttgccTAACTTGTTGCAGAAACAGCTACTACTACCAAATGGTTCACTTCCTTCACACCTATTGTCacagcagcaacagcagagaTTACAGCTGGTCCAGCAGTCTCTCACCCATTTCTCACACTTGCAGCCTAATAATTTGAACCTTCATAACCAGCCCCTACGAAAAATAAACAAGTTTGAGGCAGCTACTGGTATGTCTAGTTCAAGAGACCATCGATCTAAAACATCTCATAGGGGAAGACATAATATGCGGCTATCTCAACGGGCTTCTGAAACTGGCATCCTGAAGAGCAACAGTGGCTTTCAACTTAGATCAAAGTACATGTCAGCTGAAGAGATAGAAAGCATTTTGCGGATGCAGCATGCGGCAACTCATATCACTGATCCTTACATAGATGACTACTATCATCAAGCTTGTCTTGCAAAAAAGTCAGCTAGTTCAAGACTGAATCATAACTTTTGTCCGACAGTGATAAAGGATCCTCCATCACGATCACGTGCTAATAATGAATCACATGCAAATTGTCAGGTTGATGCACTTGGGAGGGTTCAATTATCTTCAATACCTAGGCTTCATCCTCTCCTCGAGGTTAATATGCCATCCGCATCAGGTGATGATCATTCTATGAAGCCTCTTGAACAAGAGCCTATGTTGGCTGCTAGAATCACAATCGAAGATTGTAATAGTCTTCTTCTAGATATAGATGATATTGATCGGGTGTTACAGGTTAACCAACCACAAGACCGTGGGTTGCATCTGAAGCGGAGAAGACAAGTTCTTGTTGAAGTGATTGCTGCATTACTGCAGCTTGTCGATCCCCTTGGCCCTGGTACAGCTGATCATTCAGTAGGTTTTGCCCCAAATGATGACCTTGTTTTCCTACGCATTATTTCTCTTCCCAAGGGCCGTAAGCTCGTACATCGCTATCTTCACCTTCTGATCCCTGGAAATCATGTTACTCGAGTAATCTGCATGGCTGTTTTCCGCCACCTTAGGTTTTTATTCGGCGGACTACCTTCAGATTCCATTGCAGCAGAAACAACCATCAATCTGGCCAAGTCTGTGTCTTTATGCGTATGCAATATGGAATTAAGCGCACTCAGTGCTTGCCTGGCTGCAGTGGTATGTTCATCTGAGCAACCACCCCTTCGCCCTGTTGGAAGTTCAGTTGGCGATGGAGCCAGCATAATTGTGAAGTCTGTGCTTGATCGAGCAACAGATCTTCTAACAGACCCTTATGCTGCAAGCAACTACAGTGTGTCCAGCCGAACTCTATGGCAGGCATCATTTGATGCTTTCTTTGGGCTTCTTACTAAGTACTGTCTGAGTAAATATGACAGTACAATGCAGACGTTGCTAATGCAAGCACCAAGTACTGCAATTACTGGATCCGAGGCCACAAGAGCTATAAGCAGGGAGATGCCCATTGAATTGTTACATGCGAGTCTTCCTCACACAAATGAGAACCAGCGTAAGGTGTTACTTGATTTTACTCAGAGATCCATGCCTGTTGTTCATTTTAGTACTCATGGAGATCTTAGCAGGGCCGAAAGTTCCGAATCAGTTCCTGGTTGA
- the LOC135582738 gene encoding protein PAT1 homolog 1-like isoform X3: protein MVLGNWEMVAQFEGFASLSEIDDLESTFRKLNRVVSEPRSVGIIGDRGSFSRESSSAAEWTQEADFPSWIDQEIFDAEDAEEGKRWWSQPDATWSQLNELNPLYRTSSYPEQQQQQHSSELIHGPKSSFTSYPPPGGQCHPSLNLTRHLSLPSVTAALQIPIPFPYSSSQHQLEGLPHGLHYGANAQFTPHGISSTSIPVNYWLNQTSLFSREHSSMLPNLLQKQLLLPNGSLPSHLLSQQQQQRLQLVQQSLTHFSHLQPNNLNLHNQPLRKINKFEAATGMSSSRDHRSKTSHRGRHNMRLSQRASETGILKSNSGFQLRSKYMSAEEIESILRMQHAATHITDPYIDDYYHQACLAKKSASSRLNHNFCPTVIKDPPSRSRANNESHANCQVDALGRVQLSSIPRLHPLLEVNMPSASGDDHSMKPLEQEPMLAARITIEDCNSLLLDIDDIDRVLQVNQPQDRGLHLKRRRQVLVEVIAALLQLVDPLGPGTADHSVGFAPNDDLVFLRIISLPKGRKLVHRYLHLLIPGNHVTRVICMAVFRHLRFLFGGLPSDSIAAETTINLAKSVSLCVCNMELSALSACLAAVVCSSEQPPLRPVGSSVGDGASIIVKSVLDRATDLLTDPYAASNYSVSSRTLWQASFDAFFGLLTKYCLSKYDSTMQTLLMQAPSTAITGSEATRAISREMPIELLHASLPHTNENQRKVLLDFTQRSMPVVHFSTHGDLSRAESSESVPG, encoded by the exons ATGGTGTTAGGGAATTGGGAGATGGTAGCGCAG TTTGAAGGTTTTGCATCCTTATCTGAGATTGATGACCTTGAGAGCACCTTTAGGAAG CTGAACAGAGTTGTCAGTGAACCAAGGAGCGTGGGTATTATTGGTGATAGAGGATCTTTTTCTAGAGAAA GTTCTTCTGCTGCAGAATGGACACAGGAGGCTGACTTTCCAAGCTGGATTGATCAAGAAATATTTGATGCTGAAGATGCCGAGGAAGGCAAAAGGTGGTGGTCACAACCAGATGCCACTTGGTCTCAGCTCAATGAACTAAATCCATTATACAGAACATCCTCATATCCTGAACAACAGCAGCAACAACACTCCAGTGAACTGATCCATGGGCCCAAGTCATCTTTTACCTCCTACCCTCCACCTGGTGGACAATGCCATCCTTCATTAAATCTCACACGTCATTTGAGTTTGCCATCTGTCACTGCTGCATTGCAAATACCTATTCCTTTTCCATACTCTAGTTCTCAGCATCAGTTGGAAGGATTACCACATGGGCTTCACTACGGTGCAAATGCACAGTTTACACCTCATGGTATTTCATCAACCAGCATTCCAGTGAACTATTGGCTGAATCAGACAAGCCTGTTTTCAcgggaacattccagcatgttgccTAACTTGTTGCAGAAACAGCTACTACTACCAAATGGTTCACTTCCTTCACACCTATTGTCacagcagcaacagcagagaTTACAGCTGGTCCAGCAGTCTCTCACCCATTTCTCACACTTGCAGCCTAATAATTTGAACCTTCATAACCAGCCCCTACGAAAAATAAACAAGTTTGAGGCAGCTACTGGTATGTCTAGTTCAAGAGACCATCGATCTAAAACATCTCATAGGGGAAGACATAATATGCGGCTATCTCAACGGGCTTCTGAAACTGGCATCCTGAAGAGCAACAGTGGCTTTCAACTTAGATCAAAGTACATGTCAGCTGAAGAGATAGAAAGCATTTTGCGGATGCAGCATGCGGCAACTCATATCACTGATCCTTACATAGATGACTACTATCATCAAGCTTGTCTTGCAAAAAAGTCAGCTAGTTCAAGACTGAATCATAACTTTTGTCCGACAGTGATAAAGGATCCTCCATCACGATCACGTGCTAATAATGAATCACATGCAAATTGTCAGGTTGATGCACTTGGGAGGGTTCAATTATCTTCAATACCTAGGCTTCATCCTCTCCTCGAGGTTAATATGCCATCCGCATCAGGTGATGATCATTCTATGAAGCCTCTTGAACAAGAGCCTATGTTGGCTGCTAGAATCACAATCGAAGATTGTAATAGTCTTCTTCTAGATATAGATGATATTGATCGGGTGTTACAGGTTAACCAACCACAAGACCGTGGGTTGCATCTGAAGCGGAGAAGACAAGTTCTTGTTGAAGTGATTGCTGCATTACTGCAGCTTGTCGATCCCCTTGGCCCTGGTACAGCTGATCATTCAGTAGGTTTTGCCCCAAATGATGACCTTGTTTTCCTACGCATTATTTCTCTTCCCAAGGGCCGTAAGCTCGTACATCGCTATCTTCACCTTCTGATCCCTGGAAATCATGTTACTCGAGTAATCTGCATGGCTGTTTTCCGCCACCTTAGGTTTTTATTCGGCGGACTACCTTCAGATTCCATTGCAGCAGAAACAACCATCAATCTGGCCAAGTCTGTGTCTTTATGCGTATGCAATATGGAATTAAGCGCACTCAGTGCTTGCCTGGCTGCAGTGGTATGTTCATCTGAGCAACCACCCCTTCGCCCTGTTGGAAGTTCAGTTGGCGATGGAGCCAGCATAATTGTGAAGTCTGTGCTTGATCGAGCAACAGATCTTCTAACAGACCCTTATGCTGCAAGCAACTACAGTGTGTCCAGCCGAACTCTATGGCAGGCATCATTTGATGCTTTCTTTGGGCTTCTTACTAAGTACTGTCTGAGTAAATATGACAGTACAATGCAGACGTTGCTAATGCAAGCACCAAGTACTGCAATTACTGGATCCGAGGCCACAAGAGCTATAAGCAGGGAGATGCCCATTGAATTGTTACATGCGAGTCTTCCTCACACAAATGAGAACCAGCGTAAGGTGTTACTTGATTTTACTCAGAGATCCATGCCTGTTGTTCATTTTAGTACTCATGGAGATCTTAGCAGGGCCGAAAGTTCCGAATCAGTTCCTGGTTGA